A single Microbacterium protaetiae DNA region contains:
- a CDS encoding anti-sigma factor family protein: MTSEHTRYAEWDAAYILGALSVAERSEFEAHLEGCARCRQAVADLAPTVALLPRLSEREVGALERHEEDPDVEVDAAARAHLASLAHARKRRRRRAWWIASAAAVVLVVAAVATPVTIAAVSSPAATFALEEVRDVPLTASVRLTRADWGTQIDLDCRYAAGSDGYVPSGGREYVLAVVDADGLTTTVSTWRAGPGSDARLRAATATPLSRIDAIEIRSADGVVLMQHALDRGAE, from the coding sequence ATGACCAGCGAGCACACGCGCTATGCGGAGTGGGACGCGGCGTACATCCTCGGCGCTCTCTCGGTGGCCGAGCGCAGTGAGTTCGAGGCACACCTGGAGGGGTGCGCGCGGTGCCGGCAGGCGGTCGCCGACCTGGCACCGACGGTGGCGCTGCTGCCGCGTCTGTCAGAGCGCGAGGTCGGCGCACTCGAGCGTCACGAGGAGGACCCCGATGTCGAGGTGGATGCCGCCGCTCGAGCGCACCTCGCCTCGCTCGCGCACGCGCGCAAGCGTCGCCGTCGGCGCGCATGGTGGATAGCTTCGGCGGCCGCGGTCGTGCTCGTCGTGGCCGCCGTCGCCACTCCGGTGACGATCGCCGCCGTCTCGTCTCCGGCGGCGACGTTCGCTCTGGAAGAGGTGCGGGATGTACCGCTGACCGCCTCGGTGCGACTCACCCGCGCCGACTGGGGGACCCAGATCGATCTGGACTGCCGGTACGCCGCAGGATCCGACGGGTACGTTCCCTCCGGGGGACGGGAGTACGTGCTGGCTGTCGTGGACGCGGATGGGCTGACGACGACGGTGTCCACCTGGCGGGCCGGTCCGGGGTCAGACGCACGGCTGAGAGCGGCGACGGCGACTCCACTGTCGCGAATCGACGCCATCGAGATCCGGTCGGCTGACGGCGTCGTGTTGATGCAGCACGCGCTCGATCGCGGGGCGGAGTGA
- the fbaA gene encoding class II fructose-bisphosphate aldolase: protein MPVATPDQYAEMLDRAKSGGFAYPAINVSSSQTINAVLQGLTEAGSDGILQVTTGGADYFAGQSVKARATGAIAFAKFATEVAKNYPITVALHTDHCPKPALDDFVLPLIAASEEEVKAGRNPLFQSHMWDGSAVPLAENIDIAKELLPRVKNINAILEVEIGVVGGEEDGVKHEGSNEALYTTTGDVAKAVEALGLGEAGRWIAALTFGNVHGVYKPGNVKLRPELLGEIQAGIAERFGTGAKPLDLVFHGGSGSSDEEIATAVAHGVIKMNIDTDTQYAFTRSIAGYMFSNYDGVLKVDGEVGNKKQYDPRAWGKVAESAMAARVVEATKQLGSFGKSQS, encoded by the coding sequence ATGCCCGTCGCCACCCCCGACCAGTACGCAGAGATGCTCGACCGCGCAAAGTCGGGCGGCTTCGCGTACCCGGCCATCAATGTCTCCAGCTCACAGACGATCAACGCCGTCCTTCAGGGTCTGACCGAGGCCGGATCGGACGGCATTCTGCAGGTGACCACCGGCGGCGCCGACTACTTCGCCGGGCAGAGCGTGAAGGCCCGCGCCACCGGAGCCATAGCGTTCGCGAAGTTCGCCACCGAGGTCGCCAAGAACTATCCGATCACCGTCGCCCTGCACACCGATCACTGCCCGAAGCCGGCGCTGGACGACTTCGTGCTGCCGCTGATCGCCGCCTCCGAAGAAGAGGTCAAGGCCGGCCGCAACCCCCTCTTCCAGTCGCACATGTGGGACGGATCGGCCGTGCCGCTCGCCGAGAACATCGATATCGCCAAGGAGCTTCTCCCCCGCGTGAAGAACATCAACGCGATCCTCGAGGTCGAGATCGGCGTCGTCGGCGGCGAGGAAGACGGCGTCAAGCATGAGGGCTCGAACGAGGCGCTCTACACGACGACGGGCGACGTGGCCAAGGCCGTCGAGGCGCTCGGGCTCGGTGAGGCCGGCCGCTGGATCGCTGCCCTCACCTTCGGCAACGTGCACGGCGTCTACAAGCCCGGCAATGTGAAGCTGCGCCCCGAACTGCTCGGCGAGATCCAGGCGGGTATCGCCGAACGCTTCGGCACCGGCGCCAAGCCGCTCGACCTGGTCTTCCACGGCGGGTCCGGTTCGTCCGACGAAGAGATCGCCACGGCCGTGGCCCACGGTGTCATCAAGATGAACATCGACACCGACACCCAGTACGCGTTCACGCGCTCGATCGCCGGCTACATGTTCAGCAACTACGACGGAGTGCTGAAGGTCGACGGCGAAGTCGGCAACAAGAAGCAGTACGACCCGCGTGCCTGGGGCAAGGTCGCCGAGTCAGCCATGGCCGCCCGGGTCGTCGAAGCGACCAAGCAGCTGGGCTCGTTCGGCAAGAGCCAGTCCTGA
- the glpX gene encoding class II fructose-bisphosphatase, whose product MVSLTADMNNPAPSDASGHAAPLRPDRNLALELVRATEAASIRAVPFIGRGDKEGADGAAVDAMRAFMTTVSCDGTIVIGEGEKDHAPMLFNGEQVGNGRGPKCDIAVDPIDGTTLTAAGRNNALSVIAVSDHGTMLDASSVFYMDKLVTGPAGVGVVDIRLPIGENIRLLAKALGKPVDEMVVSVLHRPRHEKLIAEIREAGAGTRLMTDGDVAGGINAARYNARTDMCVGVGGSPEGIVTACAIKALGGHIQGRLWPRDDDEKQRALDAGLKVDGYVYEADELVQGNNTIFVATGVTDGGLVAGVRRDANYVYTESVVLRGVSGTLRRISSEHLVSKWL is encoded by the coding sequence ATGGTGAGTCTCACGGCCGACATGAACAATCCCGCTCCTTCCGATGCATCCGGGCACGCAGCGCCGCTGCGTCCCGACCGCAACCTTGCGCTCGAACTCGTTCGGGCCACCGAGGCCGCGTCGATCCGCGCGGTGCCCTTCATCGGCCGGGGCGACAAAGAAGGTGCCGACGGGGCGGCCGTCGACGCCATGCGCGCGTTCATGACGACCGTCAGCTGCGACGGCACCATCGTCATCGGTGAGGGTGAGAAGGATCACGCTCCGATGCTGTTCAACGGAGAACAGGTCGGCAACGGCCGGGGCCCCAAGTGTGACATCGCCGTCGACCCGATCGACGGCACGACGCTGACCGCGGCCGGACGCAACAACGCGCTGTCGGTGATCGCCGTCTCTGATCACGGCACGATGCTCGACGCCTCGAGCGTCTTCTACATGGACAAACTGGTGACCGGGCCGGCCGGCGTCGGCGTCGTCGACATCCGTCTGCCCATCGGTGAGAACATCCGGCTGCTGGCCAAGGCGCTCGGCAAGCCCGTCGACGAGATGGTCGTCTCGGTCCTGCACCGTCCCCGTCATGAGAAGCTCATCGCCGAGATCCGCGAGGCCGGCGCGGGCACCCGGTTGATGACTGACGGTGACGTCGCCGGCGGTATCAACGCCGCCCGCTACAACGCGCGCACCGACATGTGCGTGGGAGTCGGTGGAAGTCCGGAGGGCATCGTCACCGCGTGTGCGATCAAGGCGCTCGGGGGACACATCCAGGGGCGGCTGTGGCCGCGCGACGATGACGAGAAGCAGCGCGCGCTGGACGCCGGCCTGAAGGTCGACGGATACGTGTACGAGGCCGATGAACTCGTGCAGGGGAACAACACGATCTTCGTGGCGACCGGCGTGACCGATGGCGGACTGGTGGCCGGGGTACGTCGTGACGCGAATTACGTCTACACCGAGAGCGTGGTCTTGCGCGGAGTCTCTGGAACACTGCGCCGTATCTCCTCGGAGCACCTCGTCTCAAAGTGGCTCTGA
- a CDS encoding UDP-N-acetylmuramyl pentapeptide phosphotransferase, whose protein sequence is MDVRSGAPSSEPPAHTGAHAVVADALSRTGSHPKIEVDPARRPDVLFRKRKEEGEVVSAWWMIGAFVVVSGVAIVLFRFIPGG, encoded by the coding sequence ATGGACGTTCGCAGCGGCGCACCCTCGTCGGAACCCCCCGCCCACACGGGCGCGCATGCCGTCGTCGCTGACGCTCTGTCGCGCACCGGCTCGCATCCGAAGATCGAGGTCGACCCTGCCCGTCGCCCCGACGTGCTGTTTCGCAAGCGCAAAGAAGAGGGCGAGGTGGTCAGCGCCTGGTGGATGATCGGCGCCTTCGTCGTCGTCTCGGGTGTGGCCATCGTGCTCTTCCGCTTCATTCCGGGCGGCTGA
- a CDS encoding DNA recombination protein RmuC, giving the protein MDFFWAAVIGIGCLIAGVLAGGALRALRGADERAQLIARAAAAESRAHSLGEQLARQEDLHRGFAEQARADQAARDERERREQSVLRALEPVRETLQEMGHKVDVLERDRHSQYGTLAEQLRRTNEVEEALRSTTESLAGALRSGTTRGVWGETQLRRVVEAAGLIRFVDFDVQTSITSDAGAGRPDMVIRLPGDKALALDAKVPLDAYLEASAIPVTAAGEEAARRATLMGKHVKAVRAHIDALARKTYWAGMTSSPEFVICFLPSESLLAAALDDDPTLLDYAFGKRVALASPVNLWAVLKTVAYTWTQQDVSHEARALFDLGNELYSRLSLLAGHADDLRKAIERTVDTYNRFAGSLETRVLVSARRFPGIDQTKLDALGEASVIEKTTRRLTAPELIDGVPLAPADLGEVRERLEGVSRPE; this is encoded by the coding sequence ATGGACTTCTTCTGGGCTGCGGTGATCGGTATTGGATGCCTCATAGCCGGGGTACTCGCCGGCGGGGCATTGCGCGCCTTACGCGGAGCGGATGAGCGCGCACAGCTGATCGCTCGCGCCGCAGCGGCCGAGAGCCGGGCACACAGCCTCGGCGAACAGCTCGCGCGGCAGGAAGATCTGCACCGTGGTTTCGCCGAGCAGGCCCGTGCCGATCAAGCCGCCCGCGATGAGCGCGAACGCCGCGAGCAGTCGGTTCTGCGTGCGCTCGAGCCGGTGCGCGAGACGCTGCAAGAGATGGGCCACAAGGTCGATGTGCTCGAGCGTGATCGACACAGCCAGTACGGCACCCTGGCCGAGCAGCTGCGTCGCACCAACGAGGTCGAAGAGGCCCTGCGCTCCACGACCGAGTCGCTCGCCGGCGCACTGCGCTCGGGCACCACGCGCGGTGTCTGGGGCGAGACGCAGCTGCGCCGCGTCGTCGAGGCGGCCGGTCTCATCCGTTTCGTCGATTTCGATGTGCAGACATCGATCACCTCCGATGCGGGCGCAGGGCGCCCCGACATGGTCATCCGCCTTCCCGGCGACAAGGCCCTGGCCCTCGATGCGAAGGTTCCCTTGGATGCCTACCTCGAGGCCAGCGCGATACCGGTGACCGCCGCGGGTGAAGAAGCAGCGCGCCGCGCCACGCTGATGGGTAAGCATGTCAAGGCCGTCCGTGCACACATCGACGCCCTCGCACGCAAGACGTACTGGGCGGGAATGACCTCAAGCCCCGAGTTCGTCATCTGCTTCCTGCCCAGCGAGTCGCTGCTCGCCGCCGCCCTGGATGACGATCCGACGCTTCTTGACTACGCCTTCGGCAAGCGCGTGGCGCTCGCCTCACCGGTCAACCTCTGGGCCGTGCTGAAGACCGTCGCGTACACGTGGACCCAGCAAGACGTCTCGCACGAGGCGCGGGCGCTCTTCGACCTCGGCAACGAGCTGTACAGCCGGCTGTCCTTGCTCGCCGGCCATGCCGACGATCTGCGCAAGGCCATCGAGCGCACCGTCGATACCTACAACCGCTTCGCCGGGTCGCTCGAGACGCGAGTGCTGGTCAGCGCGCGACGCTTTCCCGGCATTGATCAGACCAAGCTCGATGCGCTGGGCGAGGCATCCGTCATCGAGAAGACGACCCGGCGGCTCACCGCACCCGAACTCATCGACGGCGTGCCTCTGGCGCCCGCCGATCTCGGCGAGGTCCGCGAGCGACTCGAAGGCGTCAGCCGCCCGGAATGA